One Streptosporangium sp. NBC_01495 DNA window includes the following coding sequences:
- a CDS encoding ankyrin repeat domain-containing protein, which translates to MGHMQPDPELEEFATRLFDLARTGETERLRAYVEAGVSADLTNDRGDTLLMLAAYHGHAGTVRALAELGADPGRANDRGQTPLAGAVFKKEPGVIRALLEAGADPNAGTPSAADAARMFGQDEYLKWFER; encoded by the coding sequence ATGGGTCACATGCAGCCTGACCCTGAGCTTGAGGAGTTCGCAACCCGTCTGTTCGATCTGGCGAGAACCGGCGAGACGGAGCGGCTCCGCGCCTACGTCGAGGCCGGGGTTTCGGCCGATCTCACCAACGACAGGGGCGACACCCTGCTGATGCTCGCCGCCTACCACGGCCACGCCGGGACGGTCCGGGCGCTGGCCGAGCTGGGCGCCGACCCCGGCAGGGCCAACGACCGGGGGCAGACGCCGCTGGCGGGCGCGGTGTTCAAGAAGGAACCCGGTGTGATCAGGGCACTTCTGGAGGCCGGGGCCGATCCGAACGCCGGAACCCCCTCGGCGGCGGACGCGGCCCGGATGTTCGGCCAGGACGAATACCTGAAATGGTTCGAGAGATAA
- a CDS encoding tyrosine-protein phosphatase: MNDFTRWIDLEGAVNVRDLGGLATVDGGTTRFGRIYRSDNLQGLTGRDVRRLVAELKLRNVVDLRSGPEVRLEGPGPLTEVPEVNIHHLTLFAEGGVYTDVDADTIEADKVLPWTEERIEEDLAELRVTGFYYGYLRDRPDSVLAALRAMALDEGAAIVHCAAGKDRTGVVCALALEVAGATREAIVTDYVATGDRLEGILARLRSSDTYRDDLDTRPAEDHRPRSEYIEQFLGVLDDRFGGPLEWLASHGWSETDSRILRARLRD; this comes from the coding sequence ATGAACGACTTCACGCGTTGGATCGATCTTGAAGGTGCCGTCAACGTCCGCGACCTCGGCGGGCTCGCCACGGTGGACGGCGGGACCACACGCTTCGGCCGGATCTACCGGTCGGACAACCTGCAGGGACTGACCGGACGGGATGTCCGGCGGCTCGTCGCCGAGCTGAAGCTCCGCAACGTCGTCGACCTGCGCTCGGGGCCCGAGGTACGCCTGGAGGGGCCGGGGCCGCTCACCGAGGTGCCGGAGGTGAACATCCACCACCTCACCCTGTTCGCCGAGGGCGGCGTGTACACCGACGTCGACGCCGACACCATCGAGGCCGACAAGGTGCTGCCCTGGACCGAGGAGCGGATCGAGGAGGACCTCGCCGAGCTCCGGGTGACCGGCTTCTACTACGGCTACCTCCGCGACCGCCCCGACTCGGTCCTGGCCGCCCTGCGCGCCATGGCCCTCGACGAGGGGGCCGCCATCGTCCACTGCGCGGCGGGCAAGGACCGCACCGGTGTCGTGTGCGCCCTCGCGCTCGAGGTCGCCGGCGCCACCCGCGAGGCGATCGTCACCGACTACGTCGCCACGGGCGACCGCCTGGAGGGCATCCTGGCGCGGCTGCGCTCCAGCGACACCTACCGCGACGACCTCGACACCCGCCCGGCCGAGGACCACCGCCCGAGGTCCGAGTACATCGAGCAGTTCCTGGGCGTCCTCGACGACCGGTTCGGCGGACCGCTGGAGTGGCTCGCCTCGCACGGCTGGAGCGAGACCGACTCGCGGATCCTCCGCGCCCGGCTGCGCGACTAG
- a CDS encoding NB-ARC domain-containing protein, giving the protein MAGPSNVPDQRGSKPPRRRIPLAAPAAAGIAAAVASVLATSLDVWELPTEAKVGVTALAGLLVGLLTWATTGSRSEERGVGGAGTSWRPPDQWPPVSSHFTGRTESLAELREVFAERRRSRDHAGSASPLVVSVYGRGGVGKSVLIARFGHEIAGSFPDGRLYADLRGEVEAPVGPEEVLIGFLRALGVRLTTDPGGLAELRTLWLTWTKGRRILICLDNAHDGDQVKDLIPAEAGCAVMVTSRQPLFLLNTYDKRLSVFSEAQGVELLARLAGDDRVAADLESAQEIVRMCDHLPLAISICGGRLATRENWTLRRLADGLRDERRRLDQLEIGRRLDKSVRASLQLSYDDCTGLQRRLLRLLSMVSAPDVPGWVAGELLATSEPEGADQLEALIDAQLAECSGIDLSGVMRYRLHDLVKIFARELALSDDDESHRRAAVERVLSGYRRRAEAAAVARWPQDWGRRVRPAGTESAPVTVTRAQTSAADWLNAERLTLVAAIGQARSMEMWELAWGLGRAFCSLCHSLRAYWSDWRAVAEILCEAADRMGDPRALGIALLDRSAVAGGQGGHHSATADAERALEIFTDLGETWWAARAMRAVGMSLFNDGHLDRGQGYLIGAITAFKGEDDRWWAARTQRNLAELRLAQRRPEEARELLEDALGVFERDRNRYSEAQTLRAYGEVLGATARGLHAAGDARAASEDFARAGFSLDRAAEMFRLRGELWEEARCLRAAGEVGNPANALRELTYVRRATEMLTALGDSWGVARSELSAGRAHGRLGRTREAQESLLRAVRDFGELGDRWWMARSLRYLGEAHLDAGDRQASVAALRQAQDIYRSLGNQAGMGRTLELLRRAEG; this is encoded by the coding sequence ATGGCCGGGCCGTCGAACGTGCCTGATCAGCGTGGTTCGAAGCCGCCGAGACGCCGGATACCGCTGGCGGCGCCCGCCGCGGCCGGGATCGCCGCGGCCGTGGCCAGCGTCCTGGCGACCTCGCTGGACGTGTGGGAGCTGCCCACCGAGGCCAAGGTCGGCGTCACCGCGCTCGCCGGTCTCCTGGTCGGCCTGCTCACCTGGGCGACGACCGGCTCGCGGTCCGAGGAGCGGGGCGTCGGTGGCGCCGGAACGTCGTGGCGCCCGCCCGACCAGTGGCCGCCGGTCTCCTCGCACTTCACCGGCCGCACCGAGTCGCTGGCCGAGCTGCGCGAGGTCTTCGCCGAGCGCCGCCGCTCCCGGGACCACGCGGGGAGCGCCTCGCCGCTGGTCGTCTCGGTGTACGGCAGGGGCGGGGTGGGCAAGTCCGTGCTCATCGCCAGGTTCGGGCACGAGATCGCCGGAAGCTTCCCCGACGGACGCCTCTACGCCGACCTGCGCGGCGAGGTGGAGGCCCCGGTCGGCCCCGAGGAGGTGCTGATCGGCTTCCTGCGCGCGCTCGGCGTTCGGCTCACCACCGACCCGGGCGGCCTGGCCGAGCTGCGCACGCTCTGGCTGACCTGGACCAAGGGCAGGCGCATCCTGATCTGCCTGGACAACGCCCACGACGGCGACCAGGTCAAGGACCTGATCCCGGCCGAGGCCGGGTGCGCGGTCATGGTCACGTCGAGGCAGCCGCTGTTCCTGCTCAACACCTACGACAAGCGGCTGTCGGTGTTCAGCGAGGCGCAGGGCGTCGAGCTGCTGGCGCGGCTGGCCGGGGACGACAGGGTCGCCGCCGACCTGGAGTCGGCCCAGGAGATCGTACGGATGTGCGACCACCTGCCGCTGGCCATCAGCATCTGCGGCGGTCGCCTGGCCACCCGGGAGAACTGGACCCTGCGCCGCCTCGCCGACGGGCTGAGGGACGAGCGCCGCCGCCTCGACCAGCTGGAGATCGGCCGCAGGCTCGACAAGAGCGTACGTGCCTCCCTGCAGCTGAGCTACGACGACTGCACCGGCCTCCAGCGCCGCCTGCTGCGCCTGCTCAGCATGGTCAGCGCCCCCGACGTGCCCGGCTGGGTGGCGGGGGAACTGCTCGCCACCTCCGAGCCCGAGGGCGCCGACCAGCTGGAGGCGCTCATCGACGCCCAGCTCGCGGAGTGCTCGGGCATCGACCTCTCCGGGGTGATGCGCTACCGGCTGCACGACCTCGTCAAGATCTTCGCCCGTGAGCTGGCGCTCTCCGACGACGACGAGAGCCACCGCAGGGCGGCCGTCGAGCGGGTCCTGTCCGGCTACCGCCGCCGCGCGGAGGCCGCGGCCGTGGCCCGCTGGCCCCAGGACTGGGGGCGCAGGGTCAGGCCCGCCGGCACGGAGTCCGCCCCGGTGACGGTGACGCGGGCGCAGACCTCGGCGGCCGACTGGCTCAACGCCGAGCGGCTCACCCTGGTCGCCGCGATCGGCCAGGCCAGGAGCATGGAGATGTGGGAGCTGGCCTGGGGGCTCGGCCGGGCCTTCTGCTCGCTCTGCCACTCCCTGCGGGCCTACTGGTCCGACTGGCGGGCGGTCGCCGAGATCCTGTGCGAGGCCGCGGACCGGATGGGCGACCCGCGGGCGCTGGGCATCGCGCTGCTGGACCGGTCGGCGGTGGCGGGCGGGCAGGGCGGCCACCACAGCGCCACGGCGGACGCGGAGCGGGCACTGGAGATCTTCACCGACCTCGGCGAGACCTGGTGGGCGGCGCGGGCGATGCGCGCGGTCGGCATGTCCCTGTTCAACGACGGCCACCTCGACCGAGGGCAGGGCTACCTGATCGGCGCCATCACCGCCTTCAAGGGCGAGGACGACCGCTGGTGGGCGGCCAGGACCCAGCGCAACCTCGCCGAACTCCGGCTCGCCCAGCGCAGGCCCGAGGAGGCGCGGGAGTTGCTGGAGGACGCCCTGGGGGTGTTCGAGCGCGACCGCAACCGCTACTCGGAGGCGCAGACGCTGCGCGCGTACGGCGAGGTGCTCGGCGCGACCGCCAGGGGACTGCACGCCGCCGGCGACGCCCGCGCCGCGAGTGAGGACTTCGCGCGGGCCGGTTTCAGCCTGGACCGGGCCGCCGAGATGTTCCGGCTCCGCGGGGAACTGTGGGAGGAGGCCAGGTGCCTGCGCGCGGCGGGGGAGGTCGGCAACCCGGCCAACGCGCTGCGCGAACTCACCTACGTGCGCCGGGCCACCGAGATGCTCACCGCGCTCGGCGACTCGTGGGGCGTGGCCAGGTCCGAGCTGTCGGCGGGACGCGCCCACGGGCGGCTCGGCCGTACGCGCGAGGCGCAGGAGTCGCTGCTGCGGGCGGTGCGCGACTTCGGGGAGCTGGGCGACCGGTGGTGGATGGCCAGGAGCCTGCGCTACCTGGGGGAGGCCCACCTGGATGCGGGCGACCGGCAGGCCTCGGTCGCGGCACTGCGGCAGGCCCAGGACATCTACCGCAGCCTCGGCAACCAGGCGGGGATGGGCCGCACCCTGGAACTCCTGCGCCGCGCGGAGGGCTGA
- a CDS encoding Gfo/Idh/MocA family oxidoreductase: MTDLRVGLVGYGVAGAFFHAPLISATPGLRLSAVVTGDPERAAEVSGKYGARVAGDAAELWDSVDLVVIASPNRTHVPLAEAALKAGLPVVVDKPLAATAAEARGLADLARDLGLMLTVFQNRRWDGDFLTLGRLVAEGELGEVNRFESRFERWRPVPKGGWRETGGTEEVAGLLYDLGSHLVDQALRLLGPAVDVYAESDVRRSGVNADDDTFIAVSHAGGARSHLWTSSVASRPGPRFRVLGSRAGYLKYGLDVQEEQLRAGLTPASPGFGEEPPERWGTLGADGGGSGDVSDDVRIVPTERGAYAGFYRAVLACLHEGAPPPVAPEEVVEALTVLEAARRSAAERRVVVLENP, translated from the coding sequence ATGACCGACCTGCGCGTCGGTCTCGTCGGGTACGGGGTGGCCGGGGCGTTCTTCCACGCCCCGCTGATCTCCGCGACGCCGGGGCTGAGGCTGTCGGCGGTGGTCACCGGTGATCCGGAGCGGGCCGCCGAGGTCTCGGGCAAGTACGGCGCGCGGGTGGCCGGGGACGCCGCCGAGCTGTGGGACTCCGTCGACCTGGTCGTGATCGCCTCCCCCAACCGTACGCACGTCCCGCTGGCGGAGGCCGCGCTGAAGGCGGGCCTGCCGGTGGTGGTGGACAAGCCGCTGGCCGCGACCGCCGCGGAGGCGCGCGGTCTGGCGGACCTGGCGCGCGATCTCGGCCTGATGCTGACCGTGTTCCAGAACCGGCGCTGGGACGGCGACTTCCTGACGCTCGGGCGCCTGGTCGCGGAGGGCGAGCTGGGCGAGGTCAACCGGTTCGAGTCGCGTTTCGAACGCTGGCGGCCGGTGCCGAAGGGCGGCTGGCGCGAGACGGGCGGGACCGAGGAGGTCGCCGGGCTGCTGTACGACCTCGGCAGCCACTTGGTCGACCAGGCCTTGCGGCTGCTCGGCCCGGCCGTCGACGTCTACGCCGAGTCGGACGTGCGCCGTTCCGGGGTGAACGCCGACGACGACACCTTCATCGCCGTCTCCCACGCGGGCGGGGCCCGCTCCCACCTGTGGACGAGTTCGGTCGCCTCCCGGCCGGGCCCCCGCTTCCGGGTGCTGGGCTCGCGGGCGGGATACCTGAAGTACGGCCTGGACGTGCAGGAGGAGCAGCTGCGCGCCGGTCTGACGCCCGCCTCCCCCGGTTTCGGCGAGGAGCCGCCCGAGCGCTGGGGCACCCTCGGCGCGGACGGCGGCGGTTCCGGCGATGTCAGCGACGATGTCCGCATCGTCCCCACGGAGCGCGGCGCCTACGCCGGCTTCTACCGGGCCGTGCTGGCGTGCCTGCACGAGGGCGCCCCGCCACCGGTCGCCCCGGAGGAGGTCGTCGAGGCTCTCACCGTGCTGGAGGCCGCCCGGCGCTCGGCCGCCGAGCGCCGGGTCGTCGTCCTGGAGAACCCCTAG
- a CDS encoding proteasome assembly chaperone family protein — protein sequence MFDPTDLYRLSGDVPELTDPVLLYHFDGFVDAGGAGRLAITHLLDELEHRVVATFDVDRLLDYRSRRPTMTFDTDRWVALESPELLLHLAHDTTGTPFLLLSGPEPDREWELFTAAVDTLATRLNVGRLVTTHGIPMAVPHTRPLGVTGHASRPELVTGQSSAFGKVQVPGSVAALIEFRLGGKGRDALGYAVHVPHYLAQAEYPSAAVTALEAVTKSTGLVFPLESLREAAEKTDAEIAEQIQASQELSTAITGLEQQYDAFAAGSERESLMAEPSEMPTGDELAAQFEAFLAERDEQRGD from the coding sequence GTGTTCGACCCGACGGATCTCTACCGGCTCAGCGGAGACGTCCCTGAGCTGACCGATCCGGTGCTGCTCTACCACTTCGACGGGTTCGTGGACGCGGGCGGCGCCGGACGACTCGCCATCACCCACCTGCTCGACGAGCTGGAGCACCGGGTCGTGGCGACCTTTGACGTGGACCGTCTGCTGGACTATCGCTCCCGGCGGCCCACCATGACCTTCGACACCGACCGCTGGGTGGCCCTGGAGAGTCCCGAGCTCCTGCTGCACCTGGCCCACGACACCACGGGAACCCCGTTCCTGCTGCTCAGCGGCCCCGAGCCCGACCGCGAGTGGGAGCTGTTCACCGCCGCCGTCGACACGCTGGCCACCCGGCTGAACGTCGGCAGGCTGGTGACCACCCACGGCATCCCGATGGCCGTCCCGCACACCCGCCCGCTGGGCGTCACCGGCCACGCCAGCCGCCCCGAGCTGGTCACCGGCCAGAGCAGCGCCTTCGGCAAGGTCCAGGTGCCCGGCAGCGTGGCCGCGCTGATCGAGTTCCGGCTCGGCGGCAAGGGGCGCGACGCCCTCGGCTACGCCGTGCACGTCCCGCACTACCTGGCCCAGGCCGAATACCCGTCGGCCGCGGTGACCGCGCTGGAGGCGGTCACCAAGAGCACCGGGCTGGTGTTCCCGCTGGAGAGCCTGCGCGAGGCCGCGGAGAAGACCGACGCCGAGATCGCCGAGCAGATCCAGGCCTCCCAGGAGCTTTCCACCGCCATCACCGGCCTGGAGCAGCAGTACGACGCGTTCGCGGCGGGCTCCGAGCGCGAGAGCCTGATGGCCGAGCCCTCGGAGATGCCGACCGGCGACGAGCTCGCCGCCCAGTTCGAGGCGTTCCTGGCCGAGCGTGACGAGCAGCGCGGTGACTGA